The DNA segment TTGTGAAAGTTCTGGTTGCGTGAACTTCCGGCAAGATCTAAGCGTATTGATACTAAATTGTTATTTACGGAGTAATGTTAAATGTCTTCTCTTTGGACCAGACCTTTCGGCTACCGGGATGTTTTAAAAATAAGCCTGCCTCTTGCTGTAAGTATGGCTTCGACCACTCTTATGCAGATCACTGACAGGATCTTTCTGGGAAGATATTCGGTTGAAGCTATTGCCGCCGCGCTTCCAGCTGGAATCCTTGCGTTTTTATTTATATCCTTTTTTATGGGCGTTGCCAGCTACATCAATGTTTTTATCGCTCAGTATACCGGTGCCGTAAGACCTGACAAAGTCGCAACGAGTCTCTGGCAGGGTATATATTTTTCACTTGGCGCTTGGGTTATTTTAATTCTGGTAGGTCATTTTTTGACCCCTTTGCTTGTTCTTGGCGGTCATCCACCGGATGTTACTGAACTTGAAACTCAGTATTTTAGAATTTTGATGTTTGGAGCCGGTTTGCCTGTGCTTGATACTGCTCTTTCAAGCTTTTATTCAGGTCGTGGTTTGACTCGAACCGTTATGCTCGTAAATATGACGGGTGCTTTGGTTAATATACCGCTCGACTATGCACTTATTAATGGTTTCTGGTTTTTCCCGGAAATGGGTATCCAAGGGGCCGGAATAGCTACCGTTGCAGCCGGGGCCGTAATTGTAGGACTTTATTGTCCACTTATCTTTAATAGTAAGAATGAAAAGCAATATGGAATTATAAGCAATTTCAAATTTGCACCAGATCTTTTCATCCGGTTTATCAAGTATGGCCTGTCAAATGGTACACAATTTTTTCTGGATATTTTTGCAGTAACTTTTTTTGTCTATATGGTGGGCAGGCTGGGAACAACTATCCTTGCAGCTAGTAATATAGCGCTTTCGATTGACGGGATTTCTTTTTTTCCGGCGTATGGGATTTCCGTCGGGGTAAGCACCTTAGTTGGTCAGGCAATCGGGCAGGGGCGTCCGGATTATGCTAAAAGGGCGACGGTCTGTGCGTTTCATATTACATGTGTCTGGATGCTCTTTATGGGGTTTATTTACGTCACGATTCCAGATGTATTGATAAGTATGTTTCGCCCGCATGATATAAGTGATGTTCAGTTTTTCGAAGTTCTCGAACATGGTAGAATATTCTTGCTGTTTATGGTCGTTTATATCTTTTTTGATGGACTTGCGCTCGTCTACTCCGGCGCGCTTAAGGGGGCGGGTGATGTTGTTTATGTTATGAAAGCTGTCGGGGTTTTCTGTGTAACGCTGATGGTTATTCCGTGTTATCTCGGCGTGGAAGTATTTAAGTTCGGCCCGAATTTTCTCTGGGCAATTTTTACAGCCTATGTGCTCGTGCTCAGTTTTGTTTTTTATTTCCGTTTCAAGGGTGGAAAGTGGGAAAGTATGAAAG comes from the Maridesulfovibrio ferrireducens genome and includes:
- a CDS encoding MATE family efflux transporter, producing MSSLWTRPFGYRDVLKISLPLAVSMASTTLMQITDRIFLGRYSVEAIAAALPAGILAFLFISFFMGVASYINVFIAQYTGAVRPDKVATSLWQGIYFSLGAWVILILVGHFLTPLLVLGGHPPDVTELETQYFRILMFGAGLPVLDTALSSFYSGRGLTRTVMLVNMTGALVNIPLDYALINGFWFFPEMGIQGAGIATVAAGAVIVGLYCPLIFNSKNEKQYGIISNFKFAPDLFIRFIKYGLSNGTQFFLDIFAVTFFVYMVGRLGTTILAASNIALSIDGISFFPAYGISVGVSTLVGQAIGQGRPDYAKRATVCAFHITCVWMLFMGFIYVTIPDVLISMFRPHDISDVQFFEVLEHGRIFLLFMVVYIFFDGLALVYSGALKGAGDVVYVMKAVGVFCVTLMVIPCYLGVEVFKFGPNFLWAIFTAYVLVLSFVFYFRFKGGKWESMKVIE